One Weissella ceti DNA window includes the following coding sequences:
- the era gene encoding GTPase Era, whose amino-acid sequence MSEQAFKSGFVAIVGRPNVGKSTLMNEMIGEKIAIMSPKAQTTRNKIQGIYTNDEGQIVFIDTPGIHKPQNGLGDFMVKTAMSSLGEADMIWFVVNADQKRGAGDDFIINRLKTVDTPVYLIINKVDLVHPQDLLVIIDDYRQQMDFAEIFPISALDGDGVPHLLDFTMGNMEEGPQYYPEDQITDHPERFIMAELIREKVLQLTRQEVPHSVAVVIETIEREGDAKLHIQAAIVVERPTQKNIVIGKQGSMIKEIGTRARKDIERLMGEKIFLELWVKVEDRWRDKPQSLNAFGYNEDSEV is encoded by the coding sequence ATGAGCGAACAAGCATTTAAGTCTGGTTTTGTGGCCATTGTTGGACGTCCAAACGTTGGAAAGTCAACTTTGATGAACGAAATGATTGGTGAAAAGATTGCCATCATGTCACCAAAGGCGCAAACAACACGTAACAAGATTCAAGGAATCTACACTAATGATGAAGGGCAAATCGTATTTATCGACACGCCTGGAATCCACAAGCCACAAAACGGTTTGGGTGACTTCATGGTGAAGACAGCGATGTCATCACTTGGAGAAGCTGACATGATCTGGTTTGTTGTGAACGCAGACCAAAAGCGTGGAGCCGGTGACGACTTCATTATTAACCGTTTGAAGACAGTGGACACACCAGTTTACTTGATCATCAACAAGGTTGATTTGGTACACCCACAAGATTTGTTGGTTATCATTGATGACTACCGTCAACAAATGGACTTTGCTGAAATCTTTCCAATCTCTGCGTTGGATGGAGATGGTGTGCCACACTTGTTGGACTTCACTATGGGAAACATGGAAGAAGGCCCACAATACTACCCTGAAGACCAAATTACTGATCACCCAGAACGTTTTATTATGGCTGAATTGATCCGTGAAAAGGTTCTACAATTGACACGTCAAGAAGTGCCACATTCAGTTGCGGTTGTTATCGAAACAATCGAACGTGAAGGTGATGCTAAGTTGCACATCCAAGCAGCGATTGTTGTTGAACGTCCAACACAAAAGAACATCGTTATTGGTAAGCAAGGCTCAATGATCAAGGAAATCGGAACTCGTGCACGTAAGGATATCGAACGTCTAATGGGTGAAAAGATTTTCCTTGAACTATGGGTTAAGGTTGAAGATCGTTGGCGTGATAAGCCACAATCTTTGAACGCCTTTGGTTACAACGAAGATTCAGAAGTTTAA